The Tubulanus polymorphus chromosome 1, tnTubPoly1.2, whole genome shotgun sequence genome contains a region encoding:
- the LOC141906682 gene encoding uncharacterized protein LOC141906682 isoform X2 — protein MQSQFNMRNPAVKRLMKEAQELKDATEQFHAQPLEDNIFEWHFTIRGPMESDFNDGIYHGRIVLPPEYPMKPPSIILLTPNGRFELNTKICLSISGHHPESWRPSWSIRTALLAIIGFMPTHGGGALGSLNYTTEERKILAKKSQDWKCTQCGHIKYLLKPVTEASKETDKEAKELASQISFKGENKTKKENEKKLIEPTTTTRADSTSTNSTTAAAAAAVTPATVPATSAANQNMPQFPPMFNPQMMPYMFAPPAGGMVYPPPPALMFPPMTDMNRHRLPWPVFPPMMPYGFPNPFMMPPAGSLPPGATGFPGFPPQFATPESPSEPQTQSAPEPTSTVTPVETQPHPASGVTPVETQSQPASGVTPVETQLQPTSSLTPVEMQQEPVSDVTNENTTSSASVQSEQDGLHRRNVAAAAPADDVLIVGIDWYSFVILILCSLGIAVLMLRRLQVIDFNELTDWLFHPPPR, from the exons ATGCAGTCACAGTTTAATATGAGAAATCCGG CTGTGAAGCGGTTGATGAAAGAAGCTCAAGAATTAAAAGATGCGACAGAACAGTTTCATGCTCAACCTTTAGAA gataatatatttgaatggCATTTCACAATTCGAGGTCCGATGGAGTCTGATTTTAACGATGGTATTTACCATGGACGCATTGTTTTACCTCCTGAATATCCGATGAAACCTCCTAGTATTATATTATTAACA cCTAATGGTCGATTTGAATTGAACACGAAAATTTGTCTCAGTATTTCTGGACATCATCCTGAATCTTGGAGGCCTTCCTGGTCGA TTCGGACGGCACTTTTAGCTATAATTGGATTCATGCCGACTCATGGAGGTGGCGCGTTAGGTTCTTTGAACTACACAACTGAGGAAAGGAAGATACTGGCCAAAAA GTCGCAGGATTGGAAATGTACTCAATGTGGTCATATAAAATACTTACTGAAACCAGTAACAGAAGCTTCAAAAGAAACGGATAAAGAAGCAAAAGAATTAGCTTCACAAATTAGTTTTAAG GGTGAgaataaaacgaaaaaagaaaatgagaaaaaactGATTGAACCAACGACAACGACACGGGCAGATTCAACTTCAACGAATTCCacgacagcagcagcagctgctgcAGTGACACCTGCAACAGTTCCAGCGACATCAGCTGCTAATCAAAATATGCCTCAATTTCCTCCTATGTTTAACCCTCAAATGATGCCGTATATGTTTGCTCCTCCGGCTGGAGGAATGGTATATCCTCCTCCTCCGGCTCTGATGTTTCCTCCAATGACGGATATGAATCGGCATCGTCTGCCGTGGCCCGTCTTTCCTCCCATGATGCCGTACGGTTTCCCGAACCCATTCATGATGCCTCCTGCCGGTAGTTTACCCCCCGGCGCGACCGGTTTCCCGGGATTTCCTCCGCAGTTCGCGACCCCCGAATCTCCTTCTGAACCACAAACACAGTCCGCACCGGAACCTACTTCTACTGTTACCCCTGTCGAGACACAGCCACATCCTGCGTCTGGTGTTACCCCTGTTGAGACGCAGTCGCAACCTGCGTCTGGTGTTACCCCTGTCGAGACGCAGTTGCAACCTACATCTAGTCTTACCCCCGTTGAGATGCAACAAGAACCTGTGTCTGATGTTACCAATGAGAATACAACTTCATCCGCATCCGTTCAGTCGGAGCAGGACGGCTTGCATCGGAGGAACGTAG CTGCGGCAGCACCAGCTGATGATGTATTGATAGTAGGAATAGACTGGTATTCATTTGTAATTCTAATATTGTGTAGTTTAGGAATCGCTGTGTTAATGCTGCGACGACTTCAAGTGATCGATTTCAACGAACTTACTGATTGGTTATTTCATCCTCCTCCGCGGTGa
- the LOC141906682 gene encoding uncharacterized protein LOC141906682 isoform X1 has product MQSQFNMRNPAVKRLMKEAQELKDATEQFHAQPLEDNIFEWHFTIRGPMESDFNDGIYHGRIVLPPEYPMKPPSIILLTPNGRFELNTKICLSISGHHPESWRPSWSIRTALLAIIGFMPTHGGGALGSLNYTTEERKILAKKSQDWKCTQCGHIKYLLKPVTEASKETDKEAKELASQISFKGENKTKKENEKKLIEPTTTTRADSTSTNSTTAAAAAAVTPATVPATSAANQNMPQFPPMFNPQMMPYMFAPPAGGMVYPPPPALMFPPMTDMNRHRLPWPVFPPMMPYGFPNPFMMPPAGSLPPGATGFPGFPPQFATPESPSEPQTQSAPEPTSTVTPVETQPHPASGVTPVETQSQPASGVTPVETQLQPTSSLTPVEMQQEPVSDVTNENTTSSASVQSEQDGLHRRNVAASSQVQETEEIQPASTPVAAPAAAPADDVLIVGIDWYSFVILILCSLGIAVLMLRRLQVIDFNELTDWLFHPPPR; this is encoded by the exons ATGCAGTCACAGTTTAATATGAGAAATCCGG CTGTGAAGCGGTTGATGAAAGAAGCTCAAGAATTAAAAGATGCGACAGAACAGTTTCATGCTCAACCTTTAGAA gataatatatttgaatggCATTTCACAATTCGAGGTCCGATGGAGTCTGATTTTAACGATGGTATTTACCATGGACGCATTGTTTTACCTCCTGAATATCCGATGAAACCTCCTAGTATTATATTATTAACA cCTAATGGTCGATTTGAATTGAACACGAAAATTTGTCTCAGTATTTCTGGACATCATCCTGAATCTTGGAGGCCTTCCTGGTCGA TTCGGACGGCACTTTTAGCTATAATTGGATTCATGCCGACTCATGGAGGTGGCGCGTTAGGTTCTTTGAACTACACAACTGAGGAAAGGAAGATACTGGCCAAAAA GTCGCAGGATTGGAAATGTACTCAATGTGGTCATATAAAATACTTACTGAAACCAGTAACAGAAGCTTCAAAAGAAACGGATAAAGAAGCAAAAGAATTAGCTTCACAAATTAGTTTTAAG GGTGAgaataaaacgaaaaaagaaaatgagaaaaaactGATTGAACCAACGACAACGACACGGGCAGATTCAACTTCAACGAATTCCacgacagcagcagcagctgctgcAGTGACACCTGCAACAGTTCCAGCGACATCAGCTGCTAATCAAAATATGCCTCAATTTCCTCCTATGTTTAACCCTCAAATGATGCCGTATATGTTTGCTCCTCCGGCTGGAGGAATGGTATATCCTCCTCCTCCGGCTCTGATGTTTCCTCCAATGACGGATATGAATCGGCATCGTCTGCCGTGGCCCGTCTTTCCTCCCATGATGCCGTACGGTTTCCCGAACCCATTCATGATGCCTCCTGCCGGTAGTTTACCCCCCGGCGCGACCGGTTTCCCGGGATTTCCTCCGCAGTTCGCGACCCCCGAATCTCCTTCTGAACCACAAACACAGTCCGCACCGGAACCTACTTCTACTGTTACCCCTGTCGAGACACAGCCACATCCTGCGTCTGGTGTTACCCCTGTTGAGACGCAGTCGCAACCTGCGTCTGGTGTTACCCCTGTCGAGACGCAGTTGCAACCTACATCTAGTCTTACCCCCGTTGAGATGCAACAAGAACCTGTGTCTGATGTTACCAATGAGAATACAACTTCATCCGCATCCGTTCAGTCGGAGCAGGACGGCTTGCATCGGAGGAACGTAGCTGCATCATCGCAGGTGCAGGAAACTGAGGAAATACAGCCTGCATCGACACCAGTAGCTGCACCTGCGGCAGCACCAGCTGATGATGTATTGATAGTAGGAATAGACTGGTATTCATTTGTAATTCTAATATTGTGTAGTTTAGGAATCGCTGTGTTAATGCTGCGACGACTTCAAGTGATCGATTTCAACGAACTTACTGATTGGTTATTTCATCCTCCTCCGCGGTGa